A stretch of Pseudomonas sp. 7SR1 DNA encodes these proteins:
- a CDS encoding tripartite tricarboxylate transporter permease — translation MDILLSLASGFASALDPVNLAWGFVGCLLGTAIGVLPGIGPALTVALLLPITAKVDPTGALIMFAGIYYGAQFGGSTTSILLNTPGESSSMITALEGNLMARNGRAGPALATAAIGSFFAGTVATVLLTLFAPVVATLALRFGPAEYFAILVLSFTTVSAVLGASMLRGFASLGIGLTIGLIGLDSTSGIARYTLGVPELVDGIEVVLVAVGLFAVAEALYSLLYQQEESAGRHRMTSLWMTRADWKRSVPAWIRGTLIGFPFGSIPAGGAEIPTFLSYSAERKLSKHPQDFAASKGQGAIEGVAGPEAANNASATGSLVPLLTLGIPTSATAAILLAAFQNYNLQPGPMLFQTSGELVWTLVASLYIGNLILLVLNLPLVGLWVKLLQIPRPYLNAGILVFASIGVYGMRHSSFDLLLMLAIGWGGVLMRRFDFPVAPVIVGMLLGPMAEKQLRNALSISQGDWTVFLTQPISATFLALTLLVLAVPHLLHMRGIRLHEDD, via the coding sequence GTGGATATTCTCTTGAGCCTGGCCTCAGGTTTCGCTTCGGCGCTGGACCCGGTCAACCTGGCATGGGGTTTCGTCGGCTGCCTGCTGGGCACGGCCATCGGCGTGCTGCCAGGTATCGGACCGGCGCTGACGGTGGCCCTGCTGTTGCCGATTACCGCCAAGGTCGACCCTACCGGGGCCTTGATCATGTTCGCCGGGATCTACTACGGCGCCCAGTTCGGCGGCTCGACCACCTCCATCCTGCTCAATACCCCGGGGGAGTCGTCCTCCATGATCACCGCCCTGGAGGGCAACCTCATGGCCCGCAACGGGCGCGCGGGGCCCGCCCTGGCCACGGCCGCCATCGGCTCGTTCTTCGCCGGGACCGTCGCCACCGTGTTGCTGACCCTGTTCGCCCCCGTCGTGGCAACCCTGGCGCTGAGATTCGGGCCGGCGGAGTATTTCGCCATCCTGGTGCTGTCGTTCACCACGGTATCGGCGGTCCTGGGTGCGTCGATGCTGCGAGGTTTCGCGTCGCTGGGCATCGGCCTGACCATCGGCCTGATCGGCCTGGACTCGACCTCGGGCATCGCCCGCTACACCCTGGGTGTGCCCGAACTGGTCGATGGCATCGAAGTGGTCCTGGTGGCGGTTGGCCTGTTCGCCGTGGCCGAAGCCTTGTACAGCCTGCTCTATCAACAGGAAGAGTCCGCAGGGCGGCACCGCATGACATCGTTGTGGATGACCCGGGCCGACTGGAAACGCTCCGTCCCCGCCTGGATCAGGGGAACCCTGATCGGCTTTCCCTTTGGTTCCATCCCGGCCGGGGGCGCGGAAATCCCTACCTTCCTGTCCTATTCGGCGGAACGCAAGTTGAGCAAGCATCCGCAGGATTTCGCCGCCAGCAAGGGCCAGGGCGCCATCGAGGGCGTGGCCGGCCCCGAAGCGGCCAACAACGCCAGCGCCACGGGTTCGCTGGTTCCCCTGCTGACGCTGGGCATCCCCACCTCGGCCACCGCGGCGATATTGCTGGCAGCGTTCCAGAACTACAACCTGCAGCCGGGCCCGATGCTGTTCCAGACGTCCGGTGAGCTGGTCTGGACGCTGGTGGCGTCGCTGTACATCGGCAACCTGATCCTGCTGGTGCTCAACCTTCCCCTGGTGGGGCTGTGGGTCAAGCTGTTGCAGATTCCCCGGCCTTATCTCAACGCGGGCATCCTGGTATTCGCCTCCATCGGCGTGTACGGCATGCGTCATTCCTCGTTCGACCTGCTGCTGATGCTGGCGATCGGTTGGGGCGGGGTGCTGATGCGGCGTTTCGATTTTCCCGTGGCGCCGGTCATCGTCGGCATGCTGCTGGGGCCGATGGCCGAGAAACAACTGCGCAACGCGCTGTCCATCAGCCAGGGCGACTGGACGGTGTTCCTGACTCAACCCATTTCGGCCACCTTCCTTGCCCTGACCCTGTTGGTACTGGCGGTACCTCACCTGCTGCACATGCGCGGCATCCGCTTGCATGAGGACGACTGA
- a CDS encoding DNA polymerase II, whose translation MDLQQGFVLTRHWRDTPAGTEVEFWLATDAGPRRVRLAMQPSVAFVPQVQGGQAQALLQGEKDVELRPLDLLDFEHRPVLGLYCRQHAQLMRLDTTLRRAGVEVFEADIRPPERYLMERFITAPVWFGGTPSADGLLLDAQMKPAAQYRPTLRLVSLDIETTAQGELYSIALQGCGERQVYMLGPPNGDDSGVDFQLEYCESRTLLLKRLNDWFARFDPDAIIGWNLVQFDLRVLHEHARRLAVPLRLGRGGEEMQWREHGARNNHFFASAAGRLIIDGIESLRSATWSFPSFSLENVAQTLLGEGKSIDNPYQRMDEINRMFAEDKPALARYNLKDCELVTRIFARTELLKFLLERASVTGLPADRSGGSVAAFTHLYMPLMHRQGFVAPNLGQRPPEASPGGFVMDSQPGLYESVLVLDYKSLYPSIIRTFLIDPVGLIEGLRHPDDSESVPGFRGARFSRTRHCLPSIVARVAEGRETAKREHNAPLSQALKIIMNAFYGVLGSSGCRFFDPRLASSITLRGHQIMQQTRQLIEARGHVVIYGDTDSTFVWLRRAHDQEEATSIGRELVAYVNQWWQAHVRETFGLESALELQFETHFKRFLMPTIRGAEEGSKKRYAGLVTRADGSDEIVYKGLEAVRTDWSPLARQFQQELYERIFHRKPYQDYVRDYVQRTLAGAFDDRLVYRKRLRRPLDDYERNVPPHVRAARIADEYNERQGRPRQYQSGGWISYVITVAGPEPLETRSAPIDYDHYVTKQLQPVADAILPFVGDDFMTLVGGQMGLF comes from the coding sequence GTGGATTTACAGCAGGGCTTCGTCCTGACCCGGCATTGGCGCGATACCCCGGCCGGCACCGAAGTCGAGTTCTGGCTGGCGACCGACGCCGGCCCCCGACGCGTGCGCCTGGCGATGCAGCCGTCGGTGGCGTTCGTGCCGCAGGTCCAGGGGGGGCAGGCGCAAGCGCTGCTGCAGGGAGAGAAGGACGTCGAATTGCGCCCCCTCGATCTGCTGGATTTCGAGCATCGCCCGGTGCTGGGCCTGTATTGCCGGCAACACGCCCAGTTGATGCGGCTCGATACCACCCTGCGTCGTGCCGGCGTGGAGGTGTTCGAGGCCGACATCCGGCCGCCGGAGCGCTACCTGATGGAGCGCTTCATCACCGCGCCGGTCTGGTTCGGCGGCACGCCGAGTGCCGACGGCCTGCTGCTCGATGCGCAGATGAAGCCGGCCGCGCAATACCGTCCCACCTTGCGCCTGGTGTCCCTGGACATCGAAACCACCGCCCAGGGCGAGCTCTATTCCATCGCGCTGCAAGGCTGCGGCGAACGACAGGTGTACATGCTCGGCCCGCCCAATGGCGATGACAGTGGCGTGGACTTCCAGCTTGAATACTGCGAGTCCCGCACGCTGCTGCTCAAGAGGCTCAATGACTGGTTCGCTCGCTTCGACCCCGACGCGATCATCGGCTGGAACCTGGTGCAGTTCGATCTTCGTGTGTTGCATGAGCATGCCCGGCGGCTGGCCGTGCCGTTGCGCCTGGGGCGAGGCGGGGAAGAGATGCAATGGCGCGAACACGGTGCGCGCAACAATCACTTCTTTGCCTCGGCGGCCGGACGACTGATCATCGACGGCATCGAGTCCCTGCGTTCGGCGACCTGGAGTTTCCCCTCGTTCAGCCTGGAAAATGTCGCCCAGACGCTGTTGGGGGAGGGCAAGTCCATCGATAACCCCTATCAGCGCATGGACGAGATCAATCGCATGTTCGCCGAGGACAAACCGGCCCTGGCCCGCTACAACCTCAAGGACTGCGAGCTGGTGACGCGGATTTTCGCCAGGACCGAACTGCTCAAGTTCCTGCTGGAGCGCGCCAGCGTCACCGGCCTGCCGGCGGATCGCAGCGGCGGTTCGGTGGCGGCCTTCACGCACTTGTACATGCCGCTGATGCACCGCCAGGGGTTCGTTGCGCCGAATCTTGGCCAGCGTCCGCCCGAGGCCAGTCCGGGCGGCTTCGTGATGGATTCCCAGCCGGGACTCTATGAGTCGGTCCTGGTGCTGGACTACAAGAGCCTGTATCCGTCGATCATCCGCACCTTCCTCATCGACCCGGTGGGCTTGATCGAAGGCCTGCGCCACCCCGACGATAGCGAGTCGGTCCCGGGCTTTCGCGGCGCCCGGTTCTCGCGCACCCGCCATTGCCTGCCGTCCATCGTGGCGCGGGTCGCCGAAGGCCGGGAAACCGCCAAGCGCGAACACAACGCGCCGTTGTCCCAGGCCTTGAAGATCATCATGAACGCTTTCTACGGGGTGCTCGGTTCCAGTGGCTGTCGCTTCTTCGATCCGCGGCTGGCCTCGTCCATTACCTTGCGCGGCCACCAGATCATGCAGCAGACCCGGCAGTTGATCGAAGCCCGAGGGCATGTGGTGATCTACGGTGATACCGATTCCACCTTCGTCTGGCTGCGCCGTGCCCACGATCAGGAGGAGGCGACCAGCATCGGCCGGGAACTGGTGGCCTACGTCAACCAGTGGTGGCAAGCGCATGTGCGTGAGACGTTCGGCCTGGAGAGTGCGCTGGAGCTGCAGTTCGAAACCCATTTCAAGCGTTTCCTCATGCCCACGATCCGCGGGGCCGAGGAGGGCAGCAAGAAACGCTACGCCGGTCTGGTGACCCGCGCCGACGGCAGCGACGAGATCGTCTACAAGGGGCTGGAGGCCGTGCGCACCGACTGGTCGCCCCTGGCCCGGCAATTCCAGCAAGAGTTGTACGAGCGGATTTTCCACCGCAAGCCGTATCAGGACTACGTGCGCGATTATGTCCAGCGCACGCTGGCCGGGGCGTTCGATGACCGGCTGGTCTACCGCAAGCGCCTGCGCCGCCCCCTGGACGACTACGAGCGCAATGTCCCGCCCCACGTTCGGGCCGCCCGCATCGCCGACGAGTATAACGAGCGCCAGGGCCGTCCGCGGCAATACCAGAGCGGCGGCTGGATCAGCTATGTCATCACCGTTGCCGGTCCCGAGCCCCTGGAGACCCGTAGCGCGCCCATCGATTACGACCACTACGTGACCAAGCAACTGCAACCGGTGGCGGATGCGATCCTGCCGTTCGTGGGGGATGACTTCATGACCCTGGTGGGCGGGCAGATGGGGCTGTTCTGA
- a CDS encoding CBS domain-containing protein, translating to MKTVAQLLRMKDEKNQQVHTVSPDDMVLQALMRMAEKNVGALLVVKNDEVLGIISERDYARKMVLHGRSSVGTRVSEIMVSPVITIDPHQNVETCLSIMTEKHLRHLPVVEDGKLVGLLSIGDLVKEAIAEQADLIRQLEQYIRGE from the coding sequence ATGAAAACCGTCGCACAGTTGCTCCGGATGAAAGACGAGAAGAACCAGCAAGTACACACCGTCTCCCCGGACGACATGGTGTTGCAGGCCCTGATGCGCATGGCCGAAAAGAATGTCGGCGCCTTGCTGGTGGTGAAGAACGACGAAGTGCTGGGCATCATCAGCGAGCGCGACTATGCGCGCAAAATGGTCCTGCATGGCCGCTCATCGGTGGGCACCCGGGTGAGCGAGATCATGGTGTCGCCCGTGATCACCATCGACCCGCACCAGAACGTCGAGACCTGCCTGAGCATCATGACCGAGAAGCACCTGCGGCACTTGCCGGTGGTGGAGGATGGCAAGCTCGTCGGCCTGCTCTCCATCGGCGACCTGGTCAAGGAAGCCATTGCCGAACAGGCCGATCTGATTCGCCAGCTGGAACAGTACATTCGCGGCGAATGA
- a CDS encoding paraquat-inducible protein A — MADTQRLIICEHCDAVYEPVVLVAHQKASCVRCGAVIQRYNSLTVEKRLALSITAAVLWAFANIYPVMSIRLQGLSNSATLWDSIVALSQGPIAFIALVTAVAIIVAPAFQLALLLWVLGYAHANRRAPGFNLCMRGLETLRPWSMLEVCLLGALVAVIKLAGILDVLPGIGLFALAALSLLIIRIAGRDVRDLWDSL; from the coding sequence ATGGCCGATACCCAGCGATTGATCATCTGCGAACATTGCGATGCGGTATACGAGCCGGTGGTGCTCGTCGCGCACCAGAAAGCCTCGTGCGTGCGATGTGGCGCGGTGATCCAGCGCTACAACAGCCTGACCGTCGAAAAACGCCTGGCCTTGAGCATCACGGCGGCGGTGCTGTGGGCGTTCGCCAACATCTATCCGGTGATGAGCATCCGTCTCCAGGGCCTGAGCAACAGCGCCACCCTGTGGGACTCCATCGTAGCCCTGAGCCAGGGACCGATTGCCTTCATCGCCCTGGTGACGGCGGTGGCGATCATCGTCGCCCCGGCCTTCCAGTTGGCGCTTTTGCTCTGGGTACTGGGCTACGCCCATGCCAATCGACGGGCGCCCGGTTTCAACCTGTGCATGCGCGGCCTGGAAACCTTGCGGCCATGGAGCATGCTCGAGGTCTGCCTGCTGGGTGCGCTGGTGGCGGTGATCAAGCTCGCCGGGATACTGGATGTGTTACCCGGCATCGGCCTGTTCGCCCTGGCGGCCCTGAGCCTGTTGATCATCCGGATCGCCGGTCGCGATGTCCGCGACCTGTGGGACAGCCTGTGA
- a CDS encoding paraquat-inducible protein A yields MAADLNLCLCHGCGLACDMSDEPERCPRCDAVLHRRKPDALTRTWAYMLAAMVFYIPANMLPVMNTRMLGDGADSTIISGVIEFWHSGAWDIALIIFIASIAVPGIKFVVLTLLLVTVQRRSDWAQVQRAKLYRLVEVIGYWSMLDVLVVALVAALVKFQALSDIEPRPGILFFGLVVLFTMLSAMSFDPRLIWDTPSNEEAMDEVASH; encoded by the coding sequence ATGGCGGCCGACCTGAACCTGTGCCTGTGCCACGGCTGCGGCCTGGCCTGCGACATGAGCGACGAGCCCGAGCGCTGCCCGCGTTGCGATGCCGTCCTGCATCGACGCAAACCCGACGCCCTCACCCGCACCTGGGCCTATATGCTGGCAGCGATGGTGTTCTATATTCCGGCCAACATGCTGCCGGTGATGAATACCCGGATGCTCGGGGACGGTGCCGACAGCACGATCATCAGCGGTGTCATCGAGTTCTGGCACAGCGGTGCCTGGGACATTGCCCTGATCATCTTCATTGCCAGCATCGCCGTGCCGGGTATCAAGTTCGTGGTGCTCACGCTGCTGCTGGTCACCGTGCAACGACGCAGCGACTGGGCCCAGGTGCAGCGGGCCAAGCTGTACCGCCTGGTGGAAGTCATCGGCTACTGGTCCATGCTCGATGTGCTGGTGGTGGCGTTGGTGGCCGCGCTGGTGAAGTTCCAGGCCTTGAGCGATATCGAACCGCGACCGGGGATCCTGTTCTTCGGCCTCGTGGTGCTGTTTACCATGCTGTCGGCCATGAGTTTCGACCCGCGGCTGATCTGGGATACCCCATCGAACGAGGAGGCCATGGATGAAGTCGCAAGTCACTGA
- a CDS encoding PqiB family protein: MKSQVTDGQTPAPGRGHVTTRRWSVSLVWIVPIIAVLVGVSLVVHNWLQEGPTITITFKTGEGLTANKTPVKYRNVVIGQVTDVQLSEDQKNVTATVKLNKTAETFTHEDSVFWVVRPRIGAGGISGIDTLLSGDFIGADAGHSKVRAKSFIGLEAPPPITYGEPGKRFTLHSQDLGSLDIGSPVYLRKIPVGQVVSYALDAEGKGVDIEVFINAPNDAYVTENTRFWNVSGVDLNVGANGFAVRTESLSALLVGGIAFRAPEYSPNDTPAAENKNFELFADQQSALAPPSGKPQYLALRFDQALRGLRVNAPVEFLGVEVGRVVAINLDFDEKQRSFPINVGVVIYPQRLGKAHEKLLKALNHNPEDEAASARLMGSFVERGLRAQARSGNLLTGQLYISLDFYPKAEKVAFDPSARPIRIPTIPGSLQQLQEQLQSVVERIDKLPLESIASNLDGNLVELRKGLAQFNSKTLPSVQNTLQDVSKTLQSANSTLAEDSPQREQLTQTLDDLGRMSRSLRELSDYLSRHPESLLRGRPKDAPAQNLRLPVNE; this comes from the coding sequence ATGAAGTCGCAAGTCACTGACGGACAGACGCCGGCACCGGGCCGCGGCCATGTCACCACCCGACGCTGGTCGGTGTCGCTGGTCTGGATCGTGCCGATCATCGCAGTGCTGGTGGGGGTATCGCTGGTGGTCCATAACTGGCTGCAGGAAGGCCCGACCATCACCATCACCTTCAAGACCGGCGAAGGCCTGACCGCCAACAAGACCCCGGTGAAATACCGCAACGTGGTCATCGGCCAGGTCACCGATGTGCAACTGAGCGAAGACCAGAAAAATGTCACCGCCACGGTCAAGCTCAACAAGACAGCCGAGACCTTCACCCACGAAGACTCGGTGTTCTGGGTCGTACGGCCGCGGATCGGTGCGGGCGGCATTTCCGGGATAGACACCTTGCTGTCCGGGGATTTCATCGGGGCCGACGCGGGTCATTCGAAAGTGCGCGCCAAGTCGTTCATCGGTCTGGAGGCACCGCCACCGATCACCTACGGCGAACCGGGCAAGCGTTTCACCCTGCACTCCCAGGACCTCGGTTCCCTGGACATCGGCTCGCCGGTGTACCTGCGCAAGATCCCGGTGGGCCAGGTGGTGTCCTACGCCCTGGACGCCGAAGGCAAGGGCGTCGACATCGAGGTGTTCATCAATGCGCCGAACGACGCCTACGTCACCGAAAACACCCGGTTCTGGAATGTCAGCGGCGTTGACCTGAACGTGGGCGCCAACGGCTTCGCCGTCAGGACTGAGTCGCTCTCGGCATTGCTGGTAGGAGGCATCGCCTTCAGGGCTCCCGAATACAGCCCCAACGATACGCCGGCCGCCGAAAACAAGAACTTCGAGCTGTTCGCCGACCAGCAAAGCGCCCTGGCGCCGCCCAGTGGCAAGCCACAATACCTGGCCCTGCGCTTCGACCAGGCGCTGCGCGGCCTGCGGGTCAACGCGCCGGTCGAATTCCTTGGCGTGGAGGTTGGCCGGGTGGTCGCCATCAACCTGGATTTCGACGAGAAGCAGCGCAGCTTTCCCATCAATGTCGGCGTGGTGATCTATCCCCAGCGCCTGGGCAAAGCCCACGAGAAGCTGCTCAAGGCACTCAATCACAACCCCGAGGACGAAGCCGCATCAGCCCGCCTGATGGGCAGCTTCGTCGAACGAGGGCTGCGCGCCCAGGCCCGCAGCGGCAATTTGCTGACCGGGCAGTTGTACATCTCGCTGGATTTCTACCCCAAGGCCGAAAAAGTCGCGTTCGACCCTTCCGCCCGTCCGATCCGCATTCCCACCATCCCCGGCAGCCTGCAGCAATTGCAGGAACAACTGCAGTCGGTGGTCGAACGGATCGACAAGTTGCCGCTGGAAAGCATCGCCAGCAACCTGGATGGCAACCTGGTGGAACTGCGCAAAGGCCTGGCCCAGTTCAACAGCAAGACCTTGCCAAGCGTGCAGAACACCTTGCAGGACGTGAGCAAGACCCTGCAATCGGCCAACTCCACCCTGGCCGAGGATTCGCCGCAACGCGAGCAACTGACCCAGACCCTGGACGACCTGGGGCGCATGTCACGTTCGCTGCGTGAACTGTCCGACTACCTGAGCCGCCACCCCGAATCGCTGCTGCGCGGCCGTCCCAAGGATGCCCCGGCGCAGAACCTCAGGTTGCCGGTGAACGAATGA
- a CDS encoding PqiC family protein: protein MPSMLKLTVVAVALLLGACRSDPVHYHTLSPAQPMSQRHAQVDIRLEQVSVPPQVDRTQMVIRQGNSGLAILETEWWGASLADELRSSLEEQLSNPGAPKGLLRVDVQRFDSIPGQYARMDVQWRLRSPGNENPALICRSSLQTPAGNTIDDLVIAHQNNVRQFVDLVVRAVNLQACP, encoded by the coding sequence ATGCCGTCGATGCTGAAACTCACCGTGGTTGCCGTGGCGCTGCTGCTCGGTGCCTGTCGCAGCGACCCGGTTCATTACCACACGCTGAGCCCGGCCCAGCCGATGAGCCAACGGCACGCCCAGGTGGATATCCGCCTCGAACAGGTCAGCGTTCCGCCCCAGGTGGATCGCACCCAGATGGTCATTCGCCAGGGCAACAGCGGGCTGGCGATCCTGGAAACCGAATGGTGGGGGGCCAGCCTGGCGGACGAGTTGCGCAGCAGCCTGGAGGAACAGTTGAGCAACCCTGGCGCGCCCAAGGGACTGCTGCGGGTGGACGTGCAACGCTTCGATTCGATTCCTGGCCAATACGCCCGAATGGATGTGCAATGGCGCTTGCGCAGCCCAGGCAACGAGAACCCTGCGCTCATCTGCCGCAGCTCCCTGCAGACCCCTGCGGGAAACACCATCGACGATCTGGTGATTGCCCACCAGAACAACGTCCGCCAATTCGTCGACCTGGTCGTGCGGGCGGTGAACCTCCAAGCCTGCCCATGA
- a CDS encoding glutathione S-transferase family protein, with amino-acid sequence MYQLFGHRQSGSSAVEVALNLCGVPYRRIDAYSTEDNEATKRLEALNPQKQVPTLQLPDGSVLTEAAAILIHLGLTFADSKLLPQEPMARAQAIRGLVYIAANCYTPIGIIDFPQRWLTEADEATRQQLVTGTRQRLYRNWALFADQFAAQPYFSGAEPGALDILAAVITKWVGTREAMRDMRPEFHGVLERIDQHPRIAPVLSLHWP; translated from the coding sequence ATGTATCAGTTATTCGGCCACAGACAATCCGGTTCCTCGGCCGTGGAAGTCGCGTTGAACCTGTGTGGCGTGCCTTATCGGCGGATCGATGCCTATTCGACCGAAGACAACGAGGCGACAAAGCGACTCGAGGCGTTGAACCCACAGAAACAGGTGCCCACCCTGCAATTGCCGGATGGCTCGGTGCTGACCGAGGCTGCGGCGATTCTGATTCACCTGGGGCTGACCTTTGCGGACTCGAAGCTGCTGCCCCAGGAGCCGATGGCGCGTGCTCAAGCCATACGGGGCCTGGTCTATATCGCCGCCAATTGCTACACGCCCATTGGCATCATCGATTTCCCGCAGCGTTGGCTCACCGAAGCGGACGAGGCGACCCGGCAGCAATTGGTGACGGGCACCCGCCAACGCCTGTATCGCAACTGGGCGCTGTTTGCCGACCAGTTTGCGGCGCAGCCGTACTTCAGCGGTGCCGAGCCGGGGGCACTGGACATTCTTGCCGCAGTCATCACCAAGTGGGTCGGAACGCGGGAGGCCATGCGCGACATGCGACCTGAGTTCCATGGGGTACTTGAGCGCATCGACCAGCATCCGCGCATTGCGCCGGTACTGTCGTTGCACTGGCCGTAA
- a CDS encoding phage infection protein has translation MKRQVILSLAFSVLAANAFAASSHPIVAEGGSDRLIENRVAEGGSDRLIENRVAEGGSDRLIENRVAEGGSDRLIENRVAEGGSDRLIENRVAEGGSDRLIENRVAEGGSDRLIENRVAEGGSDRLIENRVAEGGSDRLIENRVAEGGSDRLIENRVAEGGSDRLIENRVAEGGSDRLIENRVAEGGSDRLIENRV, from the coding sequence ATGAAACGCCAAGTCATCCTCAGCCTCGCTTTTTCGGTCCTGGCAGCCAACGCATTCGCCGCCTCTTCCCACCCGATCGTTGCCGAAGGCGGCTCTGATCGACTGATTGAAAACCGCGTCGCCGAAGGTGGTTCCGACCGCCTGATCGAGAACCGCGTCGCCGAAGGTGGCTCCGACCGCCTGATCGAGAACCGCGTCGCCGAAGGTGGCTCCGACCGCCTGATCGAAAACCGCGTCGCCGAAGGTGGCTCCGACCGCCTGATCGAGAACCGCGTCGCCGAAGGTGGCTCCGACCGCCTGATCGAGAACCGCGTCGCCGAAGGTGGCTCCGACCGCCTGATCGAGAACCGCGTCGCCGAAGGTGGCTCCGACCGCCTGATCGAAAACCGCGTCGCCGAAGGTGGCTCCGACCGCCTGATCGAAAACCGCGTCGCCGAAGGTGGCTCCGACCGCCTGATCGAAAACCGCGTCGCCGAAGGTGGCTCCGACCGCCTGATCGAAAACCGCGTCGCCGAAGGTGGCTCCGACCGCCTGATCGAAAACCGCGTCGCCGAAGGTGGCTCCGACCGCCTGATCGAGAACCGCGTATGA
- a CDS encoding DUF1615 domain-containing protein, producing the protein MQFNRWLIGLCAALALAGCGSRQPQEPERQPAEVKAQIVRLLPARLADREGWATDIYVAFAAQRIAPTRQNICAVLAVTEQESTFQAEPPVPGLGKIARQEIDRRAAKLHIPGVLVSAALQVRSPNGKSYSDRLNGARNEKELSGIFDDFIGMVPLGKTLFDGFNPVHTGGPMQVSIAFAQANARDYPYAVEGSIRREVFSRRGGMYFGIAHLLGYPVSYTEPLYRFADFNAGWYASRNAAFQHAVSRASGIPLALDGDLILHDSIMPGSTELAVRTLAKSLGMRNPTIRDQLELGDSLAFEDSQLYKRVFELAEKAEGKPLPRAVLPGIVLKSPKITRKLTTAWFAKRVDERYRRCMAR; encoded by the coding sequence ATGCAATTCAATCGTTGGTTGATCGGTCTTTGCGCAGCGTTGGCCCTGGCCGGTTGCGGCAGTCGCCAGCCGCAGGAACCTGAACGTCAGCCCGCCGAGGTCAAGGCACAGATCGTGCGGTTGTTGCCGGCCCGGCTCGCGGATCGCGAAGGTTGGGCCACGGACATCTACGTTGCGTTCGCGGCGCAGCGGATCGCTCCCACCAGGCAGAATATCTGCGCGGTGCTGGCGGTGACCGAACAAGAGTCCACTTTCCAGGCCGAGCCGCCGGTGCCAGGGTTGGGCAAGATAGCCCGGCAGGAAATCGACCGTCGCGCGGCGAAGCTGCACATCCCGGGGGTGCTGGTCAGCGCCGCGCTCCAGGTGCGCTCGCCCAACGGCAAAAGCTACAGCGACCGGCTCAATGGGGCGCGCAATGAAAAGGAGCTGAGCGGGATTTTCGATGATTTCATCGGCATGGTGCCGCTGGGCAAGACGCTGTTCGATGGATTCAACCCGGTACACACCGGTGGGCCGATGCAGGTCAGTATCGCCTTCGCCCAGGCCAATGCCCGGGATTATCCCTACGCGGTGGAAGGCTCGATTCGTCGGGAAGTGTTCAGCCGTCGTGGCGGGATGTATTTCGGTATCGCCCATCTGCTGGGGTACCCGGTGAGCTACACCGAGCCGCTGTATCGGTTCGCCGACTTCAATGCCGGTTGGTATGCCAGCCGCAACGCGGCGTTCCAGCACGCGGTGAGTCGTGCTTCGGGCATACCCCTGGCGCTCGACGGTGACCTGATCCTGCATGATTCGATCATGCCTGGCAGCACGGAGCTGGCCGTGCGCACACTCGCAAAGTCGTTGGGGATGCGCAATCCGACGATCCGCGATCAACTGGAGCTGGGCGACAGTCTGGCGTTCGAAGACAGCCAGCTTTACAAGAGGGTGTTCGAGCTGGCCGAGAAGGCCGAGGGTAAACCGCTGCCCCGGGCGGTCCTGCCGGGCATCGTACTCAAGAGCCCGAAGATCACGCGCAAGCTGACCACGGCGTGGTTCGCCAAGCGGGTGGATGAGCGTTACCGGCGGTGCATGGCGCGCTAG